One part of the Marinobacter sp. M3C genome encodes these proteins:
- a CDS encoding bifunctional 4-hydroxy-2-oxoglutarate aldolase/2-dehydro-3-deoxy-phosphogluconate aldolase has protein sequence MSQLSMHHRHQIQAMLAACPLVPVITIQHPDHAVPLGRALVAGGIRILEVTLRTEHGLGAIRQLRKALPDVWVGAGTVTQVGQYREAEAAGAQFVITPGVTEQLLAYGLNAQAPLLPGISTISEMMMGYAMGYREFKLFPAEIVGGIKALQAFSGPFADVTFCPTGGIRRETAKDYLALDNVVAVGGTWLTPKDRIEAGDWRAITDLVSGSLNDIA, from the coding sequence ATGTCGCAGCTATCCATGCATCATCGTCATCAAATTCAAGCCATGCTTGCAGCCTGCCCGTTGGTGCCTGTTATCACCATCCAGCACCCCGACCATGCGGTACCGCTTGGCAGAGCTTTGGTGGCGGGTGGTATACGCATTCTTGAAGTCACACTGCGCACGGAACATGGTCTCGGCGCGATACGGCAATTGCGCAAGGCGTTGCCGGATGTCTGGGTAGGCGCTGGCACCGTTACACAGGTTGGCCAGTACCGAGAAGCGGAAGCAGCAGGGGCACAGTTTGTAATTACCCCGGGGGTAACGGAGCAGCTTCTTGCTTATGGGCTGAATGCTCAGGCTCCCTTGCTGCCAGGCATTTCAACCATCTCTGAAATGATGATGGGCTACGCCATGGGGTATCGGGAATTTAAGCTCTTTCCGGCGGAGATTGTCGGTGGCATAAAGGCATTGCAGGCATTTTCAGGACCGTTTGCGGATGTGACCTTTTGTCCGACCGGCGGCATTCGCCGTGAAACTGCGAAGGATTATCTGGCTTTGGATAACGTAGTGGCGGTCGGCGGTACCTGGTTAACGCCGAAAGACCGGATCGAGGCCGGAGATTGGCGCGCTATTACCGACCTTGTGTCGGGAAGTCTGAACGATATTGCCTGA
- a CDS encoding histidine phosphatase family protein has product MTDTTTIFDVIRHGEPEGGPMYRGSKDDPLSTAGWQQMRNAITSADHWDVIVSSPMLRCVHFARELAERYQIPLHLDDDLREISFGDWEGRTAEEVMATDGERLSQFWANPVTNTPPSGEPVSDFQTRVIARWYHWQEQLAGKRVLIVCHGGIVRMIAADVLHIPLEHAFSGISTPYACRSRIQVNTSSHGRFQSLIGHGLISD; this is encoded by the coding sequence ATGACTGACACCACCACGATTTTTGATGTAATCCGCCATGGCGAACCGGAAGGCGGGCCCATGTATCGGGGCAGTAAAGACGACCCTCTTAGCACTGCCGGGTGGCAGCAAATGCGCAATGCCATTACCAGCGCAGATCACTGGGACGTTATTGTGAGCTCACCCATGCTGCGCTGCGTTCATTTTGCGCGGGAACTGGCGGAACGCTATCAAATCCCCCTGCATCTTGATGACGACCTGCGGGAAATCAGCTTCGGCGATTGGGAAGGCCGCACTGCTGAAGAAGTCATGGCCACCGATGGCGAACGCCTGAGCCAGTTCTGGGCCAATCCGGTCACCAACACCCCTCCCTCAGGCGAACCGGTCAGCGACTTTCAGACCCGGGTAATTGCGCGTTGGTATCACTGGCAGGAACAGCTTGCGGGCAAGCGGGTGTTGATCGTTTGCCACGGCGGGATTGTGCGGATGATAGCAGCTGATGTGCTGCACATACCGCTGGAACATGCATTTTCCGGCATAAGCACACCTTACGCATGCCGCAGCCGCATCCAGGTCAACACCTCCAGCCACGGCCGATTTCAAAGCCTGATCGGGCACGGTTTAATCAGCGACTGA
- a CDS encoding TRAP transporter substrate-binding protein — protein MTAIWRSTLTLLGATTLTFGMAHAQSPELSDPPEINGELVGDHGSHTLRMGIGLSESSPQFISSQYFGEILKQRTDGRITVNVFPNSQLGDDVQMMEMLQTGTLDMTYPSSSATTGYVEELAAFDLPFLLPSREAAVAVMRSDVAQGMLDAFEGTGLKALTFSENGYRQLSNSARPVASPEDVAGLDVRGLSVRTMENPVHLAIWEALGANPTPMAFGELFSAMEQGVVDGQENPWSTILSSNFNEVQDYGTETRHVYTPFIMMLSERTWDRMAPEYQELVLEAARQSAKYQIQLSAEYDDWSRDQLIERGMEITSLNDEQLAAFQDAVQPVYEEWAPRIGEDLIADIQKIAEKSSN, from the coding sequence ATGACCGCTATTTGGCGCAGCACGCTTACCCTGCTCGGTGCGACCACCCTGACCTTTGGGATGGCCCATGCCCAGAGTCCAGAACTCTCAGATCCCCCTGAAATTAATGGCGAGCTAGTGGGCGACCACGGTTCGCATACCCTACGCATGGGTATTGGCCTTTCTGAAAGTTCGCCGCAGTTCATTTCCAGCCAATACTTTGGTGAAATTCTGAAGCAGCGCACTGACGGCCGCATTACCGTTAACGTGTTTCCTAACAGCCAGTTAGGCGACGACGTACAGATGATGGAAATGCTGCAAACGGGCACGCTGGATATGACCTATCCGTCTAGCTCAGCAACCACGGGCTACGTTGAGGAGCTTGCTGCCTTCGACTTGCCGTTTCTACTGCCTAGTCGTGAAGCCGCTGTGGCTGTCATGCGCAGCGACGTGGCCCAGGGCATGCTGGACGCATTCGAAGGCACCGGTTTAAAAGCCCTGACCTTCTCTGAAAACGGTTACCGTCAGCTTTCTAACAGCGCTCGCCCGGTGGCTAGCCCTGAGGATGTTGCAGGGCTGGATGTACGCGGATTAAGCGTCCGCACAATGGAAAACCCCGTACATCTGGCTATATGGGAAGCCTTGGGCGCTAACCCAACGCCGATGGCTTTTGGTGAGCTGTTTTCCGCTATGGAGCAGGGCGTCGTTGATGGCCAGGAAAACCCATGGAGCACCATTCTGTCCTCTAACTTCAACGAAGTTCAGGATTATGGCACTGAAACACGCCACGTCTATACACCGTTCATCATGATGCTTTCCGAGCGCACCTGGGACCGTATGGCGCCCGAGTATCAAGAACTGGTGCTGGAAGCAGCACGTCAGTCCGCTAAATACCAGATTCAGCTGTCTGCTGAGTACGATGATTGGTCGCGCGACCAGCTAATAGAGCGTGGCATGGAAATTACCAGCCTGAATGATGAGCAGCTAGCCGCCTTCCAAGACGCCGTTCAGCCGGTTTATGAAGAATGGGCTCCGCGCATTGGCGAAGACCTGATCGCCGACATTCAAAAGATTGCTGAGAAGAGCAGCAACTAA
- the edd gene encoding phosphogluconate dehydratase — protein sequence MHATVNKVTRRIIERSRSTRDDYLNRMNILKESSPQRSVLSCGNLAHGFAACGSGDKNTLKLMNKANVAIVSAYNDMLSAHQPYQCFPDLIRKAANGMGSVAQFAGGTPAMCDGVTQGQPGMELSLFSRDVIAMSTAVALSHNMFDATVLLGICDKIVPGLLIGSLSFGYLPTILMPAGPMPSGLPNKEKQRIRQLYAEGKVGKDELLEAESKSYHSPGTCTFYGTANSNQLLVEVMGLHLPGAAFINPNTPLRDELTRAATEQVVKLSKPNGGTLGLADMVDEKSIVNALVALLVTGGSTNHTIHWIAIARAAGIIIDWNDYAELSSVVPSMTRIYPNGEEDINAFHDAGGTPFLIRELLSEGYLHEDVETVVGRGLEQYTRMPSIKDDKLIWSPAAAETQAPTVLSSAAEPFAPDGGMKVLDGNLGRGVIKVSAVKKEHHRVEAPAVIFDHQNDLKAAFDAGELDKDCVVVVRFQGPRANGMPELHKLTPYLGVLQDRGFHVALVTDGRMSGASGKVPAAIHVYPEAANGGPLSKIRNGDIICVDAEAGKLAIALTDEELDQRAQVTVDLSASHTGLGREMFGWMRRAASNPEEGASFFWNHDA from the coding sequence ATGCACGCCACAGTTAATAAGGTTACACGGCGCATCATTGAACGCAGCCGCAGCACGCGAGACGACTATCTCAACCGAATGAACATCCTGAAGGAGTCATCGCCTCAGCGCAGTGTGTTGTCTTGCGGCAACCTCGCTCATGGCTTCGCTGCCTGTGGCAGTGGTGACAAGAACACTCTCAAGTTAATGAACAAGGCCAATGTGGCTATTGTTTCGGCCTACAACGATATGTTGTCAGCCCATCAGCCTTACCAATGCTTTCCGGATCTGATTCGTAAGGCGGCCAACGGTATGGGCTCCGTTGCCCAGTTTGCCGGGGGAACGCCGGCGATGTGCGACGGGGTGACTCAGGGCCAGCCTGGTATGGAACTCAGCCTGTTTTCCCGGGATGTGATTGCCATGAGCACTGCGGTCGCCTTGAGCCACAACATGTTTGATGCCACTGTTTTATTGGGCATCTGTGACAAGATCGTGCCGGGGCTATTGATTGGTTCGCTAAGCTTTGGTTACCTGCCGACCATACTGATGCCGGCGGGGCCCATGCCGTCAGGCTTGCCAAACAAGGAAAAACAGCGCATTCGCCAGTTGTATGCCGAGGGCAAGGTGGGCAAGGATGAGCTGCTTGAAGCAGAGAGCAAGTCCTACCACAGCCCGGGAACCTGCACGTTTTACGGTACCGCGAACAGTAACCAGTTGCTGGTTGAGGTTATGGGGCTGCATCTGCCGGGCGCTGCGTTTATCAATCCCAACACACCTTTGCGGGACGAGCTGACGCGGGCCGCCACCGAGCAGGTCGTGAAGCTGTCGAAGCCAAACGGGGGCACGCTGGGGCTGGCGGACATGGTGGACGAAAAGAGCATCGTAAACGCGCTTGTAGCTCTGCTGGTCACCGGTGGTTCCACTAATCACACGATTCACTGGATCGCTATTGCAAGGGCGGCCGGTATCATTATTGACTGGAATGATTACGCGGAGCTGTCGTCAGTGGTGCCATCGATGACGCGTATTTATCCCAATGGTGAGGAAGACATCAACGCCTTTCATGATGCTGGCGGTACGCCATTTTTGATTCGTGAGTTGTTGTCTGAGGGATATCTCCACGAAGATGTTGAAACGGTAGTCGGTCGGGGGCTTGAGCAATACACCCGCATGCCATCTATAAAGGATGACAAACTGATATGGTCGCCGGCTGCTGCGGAAACCCAGGCCCCGACCGTACTGAGCAGCGCTGCAGAACCTTTCGCTCCCGACGGCGGCATGAAAGTGCTGGATGGCAATCTTGGCAGAGGCGTGATCAAGGTGTCGGCGGTGAAAAAAGAGCACCACAGGGTGGAAGCTCCAGCGGTTATTTTTGATCACCAGAATGACCTGAAGGCAGCCTTTGACGCGGGTGAGCTGGATAAGGATTGCGTGGTTGTGGTGCGATTCCAGGGGCCGAGAGCCAATGGCATGCCGGAGTTGCACAAGTTAACTCCCTATCTGGGCGTGTTGCAGGATCGCGGGTTTCATGTTGCTTTGGTAACGGATGGCCGTATGTCCGGTGCCTCCGGTAAGGTGCCGGCTGCGATTCATGTATACCCGGAAGCCGCCAATGGTGGTCCGCTGTCGAAAATCCGTAACGGGGATATCATCTGTGTCGATGCAGAAGCCGGTAAACTAGCCATCGCGCTCACGGATGAGGAACTGGATCAGCGGGCGCAGGTCACGGTGGATCTGAGTGCATCCCATACCGGTTTGGGGCGTGAAATGTTTGGATGGATGCGCCGTGCTGCCAGCAACCCGGAGGAGGGTGCAAGTTTTTTCTGGAATCACGATGCGTAA
- a CDS encoding TonB-dependent receptor: MKAFRFVASSLLVPFALSPLSIAVAQESTGATLDPIVVTATLGPKTVGESLASVTVISEEEIRSKAPADFSDLLRGQPGINVVGNGSFGKSTSVFTRGVQNAGTVLLIDGVKLHSATGGGASWQYVPTDLIQRVEVVRGPRSSLYGADAMGGVVQAFSLDPEQGQRGWVEAGAGNFDTQKTSAGASGSIGNTRFSLSGLHKESDGTAIIENGEDKGFRNTAGLGRVVHTLDNGGEASIMLLQSEGNTEYEGGNIDYLIRTVGFGLMTPLTDSWRMGIQFAESRDETESFTDFGDSIYNTRLRQARWENTLSFNVHELVVGAELQQDEVSGSQNYSETSRTNTAVFSQLRLNFGPVDAQLSLRGDDNEAYGTNETGGLALGYSFDQSHRVRASYGTAFRAPTFNDLYWPLSFNYQGNPDLEPEKSDSYELGVSGNYQVWFWDLAVYQMDIDNLISSGQIGTVDTRVNVDEARIRGAELGGGYEHDGWRAAVALTFMDPEDRNTKNQLARRAKQTARFDLDKTINNFEFGGSVIVEGDRYDDGANTERLAGFGTLDIRAGWSFASNWSTRLTLVNALDKEYSTAERFDGVKYISAGRTAMLSVRYDIQ, from the coding sequence ATGAAAGCTTTCCGGTTTGTTGCCAGCAGTCTGTTGGTGCCTTTTGCATTAAGTCCTCTTTCTATTGCGGTTGCCCAAGAATCTACCGGCGCGACTCTGGATCCGATTGTGGTTACTGCTACGCTGGGCCCTAAAACTGTGGGTGAGAGCTTGGCGTCGGTGACTGTTATCAGCGAAGAAGAGATTCGCTCGAAAGCGCCTGCTGATTTTTCTGACCTTTTACGCGGCCAGCCGGGGATCAACGTGGTTGGTAACGGCTCCTTTGGCAAATCAACCAGCGTTTTTACCCGCGGTGTACAGAATGCCGGTACCGTTCTTCTGATTGACGGCGTAAAGCTGCACTCTGCGACGGGCGGCGGTGCCTCCTGGCAGTACGTTCCGACAGATCTTATTCAACGCGTGGAAGTTGTACGTGGTCCGCGTAGTTCGCTTTATGGCGCAGACGCTATGGGCGGTGTGGTTCAGGCTTTCTCGTTGGACCCGGAACAAGGACAGCGGGGCTGGGTTGAGGCTGGTGCAGGTAACTTTGATACCCAAAAAACCAGTGCAGGTGCTTCTGGTTCGATTGGCAACACGCGTTTCAGCTTGAGCGGCTTGCATAAAGAGAGTGACGGCACGGCCATTATCGAGAACGGTGAAGATAAGGGCTTTCGCAATACCGCCGGCCTTGGCCGGGTTGTGCACACGCTCGATAACGGCGGTGAAGCCAGCATCATGTTGTTGCAGTCTGAGGGCAACACCGAGTACGAAGGTGGCAATATTGATTACCTGATCCGCACTGTCGGTTTTGGGTTGATGACGCCACTGACTGACAGTTGGCGAATGGGTATTCAGTTTGCCGAATCACGGGATGAAACTGAGTCGTTCACAGACTTTGGCGACAGCATTTATAACACGCGATTGCGCCAGGCTAGATGGGAAAATACCCTCTCGTTCAATGTCCATGAGCTGGTTGTGGGTGCAGAGCTGCAGCAGGATGAGGTCAGCGGTTCCCAGAATTATTCAGAAACCAGTAGAACCAATACGGCGGTATTCAGCCAGTTGCGCCTGAACTTTGGCCCGGTTGATGCTCAACTCAGTCTTCGCGGCGATGACAACGAAGCCTACGGCACCAACGAAACGGGTGGCTTGGCATTGGGTTACAGTTTTGACCAATCACACCGTGTCCGCGCGAGTTACGGTACGGCGTTCAGAGCGCCTACGTTCAATGACCTCTACTGGCCATTATCGTTTAACTACCAGGGCAATCCTGACCTGGAACCCGAGAAATCAGACAGCTATGAACTGGGCGTTAGCGGAAACTACCAGGTATGGTTTTGGGACCTGGCTGTTTATCAAATGGATATTGATAACCTGATTAGCTCTGGGCAGATTGGCACCGTTGATACTCGTGTTAACGTCGACGAGGCACGAATTCGCGGAGCGGAGTTAGGTGGCGGCTACGAACACGACGGCTGGCGGGCAGCGGTTGCACTAACCTTCATGGACCCTGAAGACCGTAACACCAAAAACCAGTTGGCACGCCGCGCGAAGCAAACGGCTCGATTTGATCTGGATAAAACCATCAATAACTTTGAGTTTGGTGGATCGGTGATTGTCGAAGGAGATCGCTATGACGACGGAGCTAACACTGAACGTTTGGCGGGCTTTGGGACACTGGATATCCGCGCAGGTTGGAGCTTTGCTTCAAACTGGAGCACCCGCCTGACTTTGGTTAACGCGCTTGATAAAGAGTACTCAACAGCAGAGCGTTTTGACGGTGTGAAGTACATCTCTGCAGGCCGCACAGCCATGCTGTCCGTTCGCTATGATATTCAGTAA
- a CDS encoding TRAP transporter small permease yields MSSSSTPPTDPSPVEDPSVYLDDPNRKLLEIDTDTHQGPAPFRWLTLGMEYLIGAILVALIVSVSCNVVGRALFNNSLPWADELARMLFIWLVFIGAAAAFSRYEHIAVDALVRRLPLRVAHMLYLLQHLIITGLMVVMIWGGYQVLTRSSGRSAIMDVPLSFISLSLVLCVIFIAAVSIWRMWVSLNVIRHTERER; encoded by the coding sequence ATGTCATCCTCCTCTACGCCCCCTACTGACCCCTCGCCGGTCGAAGATCCATCGGTGTATCTGGACGACCCCAACCGCAAGCTATTGGAAATCGATACTGATACCCACCAGGGCCCGGCGCCGTTTCGCTGGCTCACCTTAGGTATGGAGTATCTAATCGGCGCTATTCTAGTCGCGTTGATTGTGTCCGTTTCCTGCAACGTGGTCGGTCGTGCGCTGTTTAATAACTCGCTGCCGTGGGCAGATGAGCTAGCGCGTATGCTGTTTATATGGCTGGTATTTATCGGCGCCGCCGCGGCGTTTTCCCGCTATGAGCACATTGCCGTCGACGCCCTGGTGCGGCGCCTGCCGCTGCGCGTGGCGCATATGCTTTATCTCCTGCAGCACCTGATTATCACCGGCCTGATGGTGGTGATGATTTGGGGTGGCTACCAAGTGCTGACGCGTTCAAGTGGACGTTCGGCGATTATGGACGTGCCGCTGAGTTTTATCAGCCTTTCGCTGGTGCTGTGCGTCATCTTTATTGCGGCGGTATCGATTTGGCGGATGTGGGTCAGCCTGAACGTTATTCGCCACACAGAGCGGGAACGTTAA
- the cbiB gene encoding adenosylcobinamide-phosphate synthase CbiB, with translation MAPVFTPFLAPFLVCLLGLILDQLLGEPRRLHPLAGFGNLASVLERLLNSAPRNAWRSLILGALALCALVLPLLFLAIWLSAVLTGFWLLLAQAAALYFALSLRGLAEHGLAVAQPLQRGELDAARGQVSRIVSRQASALDEQGVAAAATESMLENGADAVFASLFWFLVGGIPGVIVHRAVNTLDAMWGYRNPQFLYFGRAAARLDDVMGWVPARLTALTYTLLGNRKLAWYCWRRQAPQWDSPNAGPVMAAGAGALNVQLGGPSPYAQGVKQRPYLGGTSPASANSIQAAIALVRHGTWLWLAVIFAITGLVVAVAGS, from the coding sequence ATGGCTCCTGTTTTCACTCCCTTTCTTGCGCCTTTTTTGGTTTGCCTGCTTGGCCTCATCCTTGATCAATTGTTGGGTGAACCCCGCCGACTGCACCCACTGGCAGGCTTTGGTAATCTGGCCAGCGTTTTGGAACGTCTGCTTAACAGCGCGCCACGAAATGCCTGGCGTAGCCTTATTCTGGGTGCTTTAGCCCTGTGTGCGCTTGTGCTGCCTCTGCTGTTTTTGGCGATCTGGTTGTCTGCTGTGCTCACGGGCTTTTGGTTGCTGCTGGCCCAGGCTGCTGCATTGTACTTCGCGCTTTCCCTCCGGGGCTTGGCAGAGCATGGTCTGGCCGTGGCCCAGCCGCTGCAAAGAGGCGAACTGGATGCGGCAAGGGGACAGGTCAGCCGCATTGTCAGCCGCCAGGCCAGCGCGCTGGATGAGCAAGGCGTGGCGGCCGCGGCCACCGAATCCATGCTGGAAAATGGCGCCGATGCTGTGTTTGCCAGCCTGTTCTGGTTTTTGGTGGGCGGTATACCTGGCGTTATTGTGCATCGTGCTGTGAATACGTTGGACGCCATGTGGGGTTATCGCAACCCGCAGTTTCTATACTTTGGCCGTGCCGCTGCCCGGCTGGACGACGTAATGGGCTGGGTGCCTGCGCGGCTTACGGCATTAACCTACACGCTGTTAGGCAATCGCAAGCTGGCCTGGTACTGCTGGCGCCGGCAGGCGCCCCAATGGGACAGCCCCAATGCTGGCCCGGTGATGGCGGCCGGCGCGGGTGCTTTAAATGTGCAACTCGGTGGCCCGTCGCCCTATGCGCAAGGTGTAAAACAGCGCCCGTATCTTGGCGGCACCAGCCCGGCCAGTGCCAACAGTATCCAGGCGGCTATTGCACTGGTACGCCACGGCACCTGGCTTTGGTTGGCTGTTATATTCGCCATAACCGGCCTTGTTGTCGCGGTGGCGGGGTCGTGA
- the cobD gene encoding threonine-phosphate decarboxylase CobD, whose translation MLQHGGRLNNAVKRWGIPREQWLDLSTGINPLGWPVPELPADVWQRLPEDDDGLEEIIRHWSGAPLAAGCVPVAGSQAAIMALPKLRKPCRVGVPVPGYQEHGHHWRSAGHKMVPIGREQVKGGASGCDDRWLDQLDVLVWINPNNPTGAVISPSTLLRWHKRLQKRGGWLVVDEAFMDPTPAFSLACQSGRPGLVVLRSLGKFFGLAGIRAGFVLADKNLVDRLTEKLGPWAVNGPARYVMAKALLDLNWQQNTCVRLQSSAQRLREIVHSAGLNPMGGSALFHTVRTDAPTALADCLAAQGVLVRVFEQPGMVRFGLASDESQWRRLEKALASASRD comes from the coding sequence ATGCTACAGCACGGCGGGCGGCTGAATAACGCGGTAAAGCGCTGGGGCATTCCGCGCGAACAGTGGCTGGATTTATCGACCGGCATCAACCCGTTGGGGTGGCCGGTGCCGGAGTTGCCGGCAGATGTGTGGCAGCGCCTGCCAGAAGACGACGACGGCCTGGAAGAGATTATTCGTCATTGGTCAGGCGCACCCTTGGCTGCTGGTTGTGTGCCGGTTGCCGGCAGCCAAGCGGCCATTATGGCACTGCCCAAATTACGCAAACCCTGCCGTGTAGGTGTTCCGGTACCCGGCTATCAAGAACATGGGCACCACTGGCGTTCTGCTGGTCACAAAATGGTTCCAATAGGACGTGAACAGGTCAAGGGCGGCGCCTCGGGTTGTGACGATCGCTGGCTGGATCAGCTTGACGTGCTGGTGTGGATCAACCCTAACAACCCCACGGGTGCCGTCATTTCTCCCTCTACGCTGTTGCGCTGGCATAAGCGTTTGCAAAAACGCGGTGGCTGGCTGGTGGTGGACGAAGCGTTTATGGACCCCACGCCCGCTTTTAGCCTGGCCTGCCAGAGCGGCCGGCCGGGCTTGGTTGTTCTGCGCTCGCTGGGGAAGTTCTTTGGTTTGGCCGGGATACGCGCCGGCTTCGTGCTTGCCGATAAGAATCTTGTGGACAGGCTGACGGAAAAGCTGGGGCCATGGGCGGTGAATGGTCCTGCGCGCTATGTGATGGCAAAGGCGCTGTTGGATTTAAACTGGCAGCAAAATACCTGTGTCCGCTTGCAGAGTAGCGCTCAAAGGCTAAGAGAAATAGTGCATTCAGCCGGACTGAACCCGATGGGCGGAAGCGCTTTGTTCCATACTGTTCGCACCGATGCCCCAACCGCACTGGCGGACTGCCTCGCCGCGCAAGGCGTGCTGGTAAGAGTATTCGAACAGCCCGGTATGGTGCGCTTCGGCTTGGCGTCAGACGAGAGTCAATGGCGCCGTCTGGAAAAGGCGTTGGCGAGCGCCTCCCGTGATTAA
- the cobU gene encoding bifunctional adenosylcobinamide kinase/adenosylcobinamide-phosphate guanylyltransferase has translation MHTLVIGGIRSGKTALAERLARNTDGEVVYLATATAGDDEMRRRIDRHQRQRPANWGLSEEPLALASVLALHARAGQKAPCILVDCMSLWVSNLLHAGETVFAWEREEFLTQLVQYPGKLIIVSNEVGLGIIGMDPLTRRFGDELGWLNQALAEHCDTVMMSVAGLPMTLKS, from the coding sequence ATGCACACCCTTGTTATTGGTGGCATTCGCTCCGGTAAAACCGCATTGGCGGAACGCCTTGCCCGCAACACCGACGGCGAGGTGGTGTACCTCGCCACCGCAACCGCCGGCGACGATGAAATGCGCAGGCGTATTGACCGCCATCAGCGCCAAAGGCCTGCTAACTGGGGCTTAAGTGAAGAGCCCTTGGCCCTGGCCTCAGTGCTTGCCCTCCATGCCCGCGCAGGCCAAAAAGCGCCGTGCATTCTGGTGGATTGCATGAGCCTGTGGGTGAGTAATCTGCTGCACGCCGGCGAGACCGTTTTTGCGTGGGAGCGGGAAGAGTTTTTAACACAGCTGGTCCAGTACCCGGGTAAGCTGATTATTGTCAGCAACGAAGTGGGGCTGGGCATTATTGGCATGGACCCACTCACCCGACGCTTTGGCGACGAACTGGGCTGGTTGAATCAGGCCTTGGCCGAACACTGCGACACGGTGATGATGAGCGTCGCCGGTTTGCCGATGACCTTAAAATCGTAA
- the cobT gene encoding nicotinate-nucleotide--dimethylbenzimidazole phosphoribosyltransferase, which translates to MLFPVSWTNPPALPSAHFLELAIQRQNTLTKPVGSLGRLEAIATQLASMQSSELPVADKIHISIFAGDHGVCAEAISAYPQAVTAQMIANFANGGAAISVLAKLLGATLEVINLGTVTDTPDLPGVINARIAPSTRNFVEIDAMTSQQVTKAIHFGDEAAERAYRAGCHLFIGGEMGIGNTTSAAAIACALLNKNPMRLAGPGTGLDSAGVRHKAEVIIRALQRHNDDQTPMAVLKAVGGFEIAALAGAISGCAARGIPVLIDGFIVSVAALIAVSEQPDIRAWLLFSHRSAEPGHQAILDALKATPLLDMGMRLGEGSGAALAVPLIRAACALHNNMASFDTAGVDNGQNDAPESGANSRND; encoded by the coding sequence ATGTTATTTCCCGTCAGTTGGACCAACCCCCCCGCGCTTCCTTCCGCCCATTTTCTGGAGCTTGCCATACAGCGCCAGAACACGCTGACCAAGCCTGTGGGATCATTGGGCCGGCTTGAGGCCATTGCGACACAGCTGGCCAGCATGCAAAGCTCCGAGCTGCCAGTAGCTGACAAGATTCATATCAGCATTTTTGCCGGCGACCATGGTGTTTGCGCGGAGGCTATTTCTGCCTATCCGCAAGCCGTCACCGCTCAGATGATTGCCAATTTTGCCAACGGCGGCGCCGCCATCAGTGTGCTGGCAAAACTGTTAGGTGCGACGCTGGAAGTGATCAACCTGGGTACCGTTACCGACACGCCGGATCTGCCGGGTGTGATTAACGCCCGCATTGCGCCCAGCACCCGTAACTTTGTAGAGATAGACGCAATGACCAGCCAGCAGGTCACCAAGGCCATACACTTTGGTGATGAAGCTGCAGAGCGCGCTTACCGCGCTGGTTGCCATCTGTTTATTGGCGGCGAAATGGGTATTGGCAACACCACGTCTGCGGCCGCCATCGCCTGCGCACTGTTGAATAAAAACCCAATGCGCCTGGCTGGCCCGGGTACGGGCCTCGACAGCGCCGGGGTGCGGCACAAAGCCGAAGTGATTATTCGGGCACTGCAACGCCACAACGATGACCAAACCCCCATGGCGGTACTCAAGGCCGTTGGTGGCTTCGAAATTGCCGCTCTGGCCGGCGCCATTTCAGGCTGTGCTGCCCGAGGCATACCGGTACTGATAGACGGTTTTATTGTGTCGGTAGCCGCGCTGATCGCGGTGAGTGAACAGCCCGATATTCGCGCCTGGCTGTTGTTTTCTCATCGCTCTGCCGAGCCCGGCCACCAGGCTATTCTGGACGCATTAAAGGCCACACCGCTATTGGACATGGGCATGCGGCTGGGCGAGGGCAGCGGAGCAGCGTTGGCGGTTCCGTTGATACGCGCAGCCTGCGCTCTGCACAATAATATGGCCAGTTTTGACACCGCGGGCGTAGATAACGGTCAGAATGATGCACCTGAATCTGGAGCGAACAGCCGCAATGACTGA